The proteins below come from a single Burkholderia sp. FERM BP-3421 genomic window:
- a CDS encoding DUF2957 domain-containing protein — translation MYWQKWMTIAVLAPVLTACGGDGDPPPAPVVRLCPQTIDYNTVFTGGSGSGELVKVQLDTTRMTYQITFLASPIPQTTGTVQPTRDTAPNNVMSGTLSDETGLPTVKLNQCTFRLNNGSLDPSRPARIFLGEGVMGGAIPGATIQFDGVIGVGQIDKTTFPYYPFIAFPSVETDLTKIAGTYNQLGYHQVPSQKFAPVAIDQQFVIRGDGSYTETDNFGKKNGGQPLSSTAIVNQPFQLRSDASAFQTLNYQPQVPATQASLDPTKAGKGILIVGKLRNQLVPVFIRTGAANASLQNGSPVADDESGITLLSPRVSVGSQDGEYTGVDSQFDYRATAMVGSQATLLDPFNASQAGLTRPLNLNFAQTVPGVVTTVHADAASGPATGKFIFTGGVFGFLDMANASSPYFTVGAFVQ, via the coding sequence ATGTATTGGCAGAAGTGGATGACCATTGCCGTGTTGGCGCCCGTGTTGACCGCGTGCGGCGGCGACGGCGACCCGCCGCCCGCGCCCGTGGTGCGACTGTGCCCGCAGACCATCGACTACAACACCGTCTTCACCGGCGGCTCGGGTTCCGGCGAACTGGTGAAGGTGCAGCTCGACACCACCAGGATGACGTACCAGATCACCTTCCTGGCGTCGCCGATCCCGCAGACGACCGGCACGGTGCAGCCGACGCGCGACACGGCGCCGAACAACGTCATGTCGGGCACGCTGAGCGACGAGACCGGCCTGCCGACCGTGAAGCTCAACCAGTGCACGTTCCGCCTCAACAACGGCAGCCTCGATCCGAGCCGGCCGGCGCGGATTTTCCTTGGCGAAGGCGTGATGGGCGGGGCGATCCCGGGCGCGACGATCCAGTTCGACGGCGTGATCGGCGTCGGCCAGATCGACAAGACGACTTTCCCGTACTACCCGTTCATCGCCTTCCCGTCGGTCGAGACGGATCTGACGAAGATCGCCGGCACCTACAACCAGCTCGGCTACCACCAGGTGCCGTCGCAGAAGTTCGCGCCGGTCGCGATCGACCAGCAGTTCGTGATTCGCGGCGACGGCAGCTATACGGAGACCGACAACTTCGGCAAGAAGAACGGCGGTCAGCCGCTCAGCTCGACGGCCATCGTCAACCAGCCGTTCCAGCTGCGCTCCGACGCGTCGGCGTTCCAGACGCTCAATTACCAGCCGCAGGTTCCGGCGACGCAGGCGTCGCTCGATCCGACCAAGGCGGGCAAGGGGATCCTGATCGTCGGCAAGCTGCGCAACCAGCTGGTGCCGGTATTCATCCGCACGGGCGCGGCGAACGCGAGCCTGCAGAACGGCTCGCCGGTCGCCGACGACGAGTCGGGCATCACGCTGCTGAGCCCGCGGGTGTCGGTCGGCTCGCAGGACGGCGAGTACACCGGCGTCGACAGCCAGTTCGACTACCGCGCCACCGCGATGGTCGGCTCGCAGGCGACCCTGCTCGATCCGTTCAACGCGTCGCAGGCCGGCCTCACGCGTCCGCTCAACCTGAACTTCGCGCAGACGGTGCCGGGCGTGGTCACGACCGTGCACGCGGATGCGGCCTCGGGGCCCGCGACCGGCAAGTTCATCTTCACCGGCGGCGTCTTCGGCTTCCTCGACATGGCCAACGCGAGCAGCCCGTACTTCACCGTGGGCGCGTTCGTGCAGTGA
- a CDS encoding nitrilase-related carbon-nitrogen hydrolase, with protein sequence MQVELAQLALTDGDVERNTALVIDSIETADVAGGTALIVFPETTLSGFPTRDTVFAIAQPLDGAALGAVRAAARRVGVAVAVGLAERDGGHCYNTSVLIDARGEIALRYRKVHLWATDVGVFTAGDRFTTCRWNGMTVGLQICYDIEFPEGARALASLGADLLIVTNGNMEPLGPVHRRAMAARAMENQVFAVIVNRCGEGDDDLVFAGESALLDPFGECVASAGRGPTTLRVRIAREQLAASRRDYRYLADARVPLGLVRGEQADTLLIPPTR encoded by the coding sequence GATCGACAGCATCGAGACCGCGGATGTCGCGGGCGGCACGGCGCTGATCGTGTTTCCCGAGACCACGTTGTCCGGGTTCCCGACCCGCGACACCGTGTTCGCGATCGCGCAGCCGCTCGACGGCGCGGCGCTCGGCGCGGTCCGCGCGGCGGCCCGGCGGGTGGGCGTCGCGGTCGCGGTGGGGCTCGCGGAGCGCGACGGCGGGCACTGCTACAACACCTCGGTCCTGATCGATGCGCGCGGCGAGATCGCGCTGCGCTACCGCAAGGTGCATCTGTGGGCGACCGACGTCGGCGTGTTCACGGCGGGCGATCGCTTCACGACCTGCCGCTGGAACGGCATGACGGTCGGCCTGCAGATCTGCTACGACATCGAGTTTCCCGAAGGCGCGCGGGCGCTGGCCTCGCTGGGTGCGGATCTGCTGATCGTCACCAACGGCAACATGGAGCCGCTGGGCCCCGTGCATCGCCGTGCGATGGCCGCGCGCGCGATGGAGAACCAGGTGTTCGCGGTGATTGTGAACCGCTGCGGCGAGGGCGACGACGATCTGGTCTTCGCCGGCGAATCGGCGCTGCTCGATCCGTTCGGCGAGTGCGTCGCGTCGGCCGGCCGGGGGCCGACGACGCTGCGCGTGCGGATCGCGCGCGAGCAGCTTGCCGCGAGCCGGCGCGATTATCGCTACCTTGCCGACGCACGGGTGCCGCTCGGCCTCGTGCGCGGCGAGCAGGCGGACACGCTGCTGATTCCACCGACGCGCTGA
- a CDS encoding DUF2957 domain-containing protein — MLCIPNLRAAVLSCVVVAMPFVAGCGGGNSDDPGPINASQCSGSNCPASGSNTTPSQNVTLCPASLDYTSTYSGGAGSGEYLKVRFDTTKKTYQMQFIESSVPTLPDEINTTRAGLTINGTFHNATTLPTAEQNRCSFVLDNGATADGTYKVTINPADPPMIFVGNGGVMGGSIPGATISYPGIAALGGLGKVPSRTFDFYPFIGFTSTETDFTKVAGNYNELGVHMSPVGGNYQSGSSPIGWEPDVVNWNQTFNADGSCTITPGSDYSCQTTGSPWTLRKNADGSNDTVFVSNAVANQFGAVSYPVAGQAPGLVIVTPSQAKGIMIVGKLNGVLVPVVIRVGYAYIDPNSLLSSVADAEVGISVLAPSTPIAANSLQGGFIGATSASACGVVSFTGNLGTSAAAGPSFNPNIAHPDLPGVFANGAFASQAGSCNDGTAVSTMAANYTSTLFQGTTAGLIDPQTSQVSSQLSLDYSQASPGKIKVNVLSDFRAQGSTGAVSIFKKGDTGYLIKVGNVYGMVVNNSQVNPFFTVGAFVR; from the coding sequence ATGCTCTGCATTCCTAATCTGCGCGCGGCCGTCCTGTCCTGCGTGGTGGTCGCCATGCCGTTTGTCGCCGGATGCGGCGGCGGCAACAGCGACGACCCGGGTCCCATCAATGCCTCGCAGTGCTCGGGCAGCAATTGCCCGGCGAGCGGATCGAACACGACGCCGAGCCAGAATGTCACGCTGTGCCCGGCATCGCTCGACTACACGAGCACCTATTCGGGCGGCGCCGGCAGCGGCGAATACCTGAAGGTCCGGTTCGACACGACCAAGAAGACCTACCAGATGCAGTTCATCGAATCGTCGGTGCCGACGCTTCCGGACGAAATCAACACCACGCGCGCCGGCCTCACGATCAACGGCACGTTCCACAACGCGACGACGCTGCCGACCGCCGAGCAGAACCGCTGCTCGTTCGTGCTCGACAATGGCGCGACGGCGGACGGCACCTACAAGGTCACGATCAATCCCGCGGATCCGCCGATGATCTTCGTCGGCAACGGCGGCGTGATGGGCGGCTCCATCCCCGGTGCGACGATCTCCTACCCGGGCATCGCCGCGCTCGGCGGGCTCGGCAAAGTGCCGTCGCGCACCTTCGATTTCTATCCGTTCATCGGCTTCACCAGCACCGAGACGGATTTCACGAAGGTCGCGGGCAACTACAACGAACTGGGCGTCCACATGTCGCCCGTCGGCGGCAACTACCAGAGCGGCTCGTCGCCGATCGGCTGGGAACCCGACGTGGTCAACTGGAACCAGACCTTCAACGCGGACGGTTCGTGCACGATCACCCCGGGCAGCGACTACTCGTGCCAGACGACCGGCTCGCCGTGGACGCTGCGCAAGAACGCCGACGGCTCGAACGATACGGTGTTCGTCAGCAATGCGGTCGCCAACCAGTTCGGCGCGGTGTCGTATCCGGTCGCGGGGCAGGCGCCGGGCCTCGTGATCGTGACCCCGAGCCAGGCGAAGGGCATCATGATCGTGGGCAAGCTCAACGGCGTGCTGGTGCCGGTCGTGATCCGCGTCGGCTACGCGTACATTGATCCGAACTCGCTGCTCTCCTCGGTCGCCGATGCGGAAGTCGGCATCTCGGTGCTCGCGCCGTCCACGCCGATCGCCGCGAATTCGCTGCAAGGCGGCTTCATCGGCGCGACGAGCGCCTCCGCGTGCGGCGTGGTGAGTTTCACCGGCAACCTCGGCACCTCGGCGGCGGCCGGACCGTCCTTCAACCCGAACATCGCGCATCCGGACCTGCCGGGCGTGTTCGCGAACGGCGCATTCGCATCGCAGGCCGGCTCGTGCAACGACGGCACGGCGGTGTCGACGATGGCGGCCAACTACACCTCGACCTTGTTCCAGGGCACGACCGCCGGGCTGATCGATCCGCAGACCTCGCAGGTGAGCTCGCAGCTCTCGCTCGATTACTCGCAGGCCTCGCCCGGCAAGATCAAGGTGAATGTCCTGAGCGACTTCCGCGCGCAGGGCAGCACGGGCGCCGTGTCGATCTTCAAGAAGGGCGACACCGGCTACCTGATCAAGGTCGGCAATGTCTACGGCATGGTGGTCAACAACAGCCAGGTGAATCCGTTCTTCACCGTCGGCGCATTCGTCCGCTAA
- a CDS encoding OmpW/AlkL family protein, whose protein sequence is MKKLIAACVVACASTGALAQQAGDNVATLGWLHIMPQDSTNGLTTTVANMPINAPLRLPGSFTSPGTSLTVNNADTVGLTLTHFFTDHIAVTSVLGVPPEFSLTGHGVIKPFGPAGSLGNVDLDKPANQPAVKNARQWSPTVILQYYFNNANARFRPFVGIGVAYSWFTNIELNGNFVRDVNENLGSVLAAGANKPGPTSVEAKASSSWTPVYNIGASYALTKHLGLTATLTYMPLKTYSSIIVKAADGSELSNTRTRLKADPLITFVGISYKF, encoded by the coding sequence ATGAAGAAGCTGATTGCTGCGTGCGTCGTCGCTTGCGCGTCGACGGGCGCGCTGGCCCAGCAGGCGGGCGACAACGTCGCGACGCTCGGCTGGCTGCACATCATGCCGCAGGATTCGACCAACGGCCTGACGACCACGGTCGCGAACATGCCGATCAACGCGCCGCTGCGGCTGCCCGGCTCGTTCACGTCGCCGGGCACGAGCCTGACCGTCAACAACGCGGATACGGTGGGCCTGACGCTCACGCACTTTTTCACGGACCACATCGCGGTGACCTCGGTGCTCGGCGTGCCGCCCGAGTTCTCGCTGACGGGCCACGGCGTGATCAAGCCGTTCGGCCCGGCGGGTTCGCTCGGCAACGTCGATCTCGACAAGCCGGCGAACCAGCCGGCCGTGAAGAACGCGCGGCAGTGGAGCCCGACCGTGATCCTGCAGTACTACTTCAACAACGCGAACGCGCGCTTCCGGCCGTTCGTCGGCATCGGCGTGGCGTACAGCTGGTTCACCAACATCGAGCTGAACGGCAACTTCGTGCGAGACGTCAACGAGAACCTCGGCAGCGTGCTCGCGGCGGGCGCGAACAAGCCGGGGCCGACCTCGGTCGAGGCCAAGGCGTCGTCGTCGTGGACCCCGGTCTACAACATCGGTGCGTCGTATGCGCTGACCAAGCACCTCGGGCTCACGGCGACGCTGACCTACATGCCGCTCAAGACCTACTCGTCGATCATCGTCAAGGCGGCCGACGGGAGTGAGCTGTCGAACACGCGCACGCGTCTGAAGGCCGATCCGCTGATCACCTTCGTCGGGATTTCCTACAAGTTCTGA
- the trpS gene encoding tryptophan--tRNA ligase, producing the protein MTSTPLPVILTGDRTTGPLHLGHYIGSLRERVRLQHEARQFLLLADTQALTDNVGRHRRVTANVIEVALDYLASGIAPELSTICIQSQVPELAELSQYLLNLVTVARLERNPTIKEEIRLRGFERDIPAGFLTYPVSQAADIAAFKATHVPVGADQLPMLEQTNELVRRFNATVERPVLVECEAVLSQVPRLPGLDGKAKMSKSLGNAVALGASPDEITRAVNAMYTDPGHVRASDPGQVEGNVVFAFLDAFEPDVAAVEALKAHYRRGGLGDSVVKRALDERLQALLAPIRARRRAFEQERGEVLAILRRGTERAREVAAATLGEVKGALGLSYFPN; encoded by the coding sequence ATGACGTCCACACCCCTCCCCGTCATTCTCACCGGCGATCGCACGACCGGCCCGCTCCATCTCGGCCACTACATCGGCTCGCTGCGCGAGCGCGTGCGGCTCCAGCACGAAGCGCGGCAGTTCCTGCTGCTCGCGGACACCCAGGCGCTGACCGATAACGTCGGTCGCCATCGGCGCGTGACCGCCAACGTGATCGAGGTGGCGCTCGACTACCTGGCCTCGGGCATCGCCCCCGAGCTGTCGACGATCTGCATCCAGTCGCAGGTGCCCGAATTGGCGGAGCTCTCGCAATACTTGCTGAATCTCGTCACGGTCGCGCGCCTCGAACGCAACCCGACGATCAAGGAGGAGATTCGCCTGCGCGGCTTCGAGCGTGACATCCCCGCGGGCTTTCTCACCTATCCCGTGAGCCAGGCGGCCGACATCGCCGCGTTCAAGGCGACCCACGTGCCGGTCGGCGCGGACCAATTGCCGATGCTCGAACAGACCAACGAGCTGGTGCGCCGCTTCAACGCCACGGTCGAGCGTCCGGTGCTGGTCGAATGCGAGGCGGTGCTGTCGCAGGTGCCGCGCCTGCCCGGGCTCGACGGCAAGGCGAAGATGAGCAAGTCGCTCGGCAATGCGGTCGCGCTCGGCGCGAGTCCGGACGAGATCACGCGGGCCGTGAACGCGATGTACACCGATCCCGGGCATGTGCGTGCGAGCGACCCCGGCCAGGTCGAGGGCAACGTGGTGTTCGCGTTTCTCGATGCGTTCGAACCCGATGTCGCGGCGGTCGAGGCGCTCAAGGCGCATTACCGGCGCGGCGGCCTCGGCGACAGCGTGGTCAAACGCGCGCTCGACGAGCGGCTGCAGGCGCTGCTCGCGCCGATTCGCGCGCGTCGTCGCGCGTTCGAACAGGAGCGCGGGGAAGTGCTGGCGATCCTGCGGCGGGGCACGGAGCGCGCCCGCGAGGTTGCCGCCGCGACGCTCGGCGAGGTGAAGGGCGCGCTGGGCCTGTCGTATTTCCCGAACTGA